A stretch of DNA from Glycine max cultivar Williams 82 chromosome 18, Glycine_max_v4.0, whole genome shotgun sequence:
cattaaattataattaaaggcAAGAGTATTGTAAGCAAATAACACTTATAAtgcaattaataaataaaaaatatttagcaaaacacaatttttaatatattcatattttaaaaaaaaatcatttactcatttttagttttaattttcaataattttttaaatattcattataatttcattttgatCTTGAGAGACTTTGATGAGTACAATTGAAGTTGGATCTCTTAAGTTTTGTGTttgagttttataaataaaatatatatatatatatatatttcagagaatttttttattaaaggcgatcaatcaaattttatgataaaaattaatgaatattttattccACCAATAAAATGTTAACAAGAAATGTtaacaagaagaaaaatcagTCTGATAAGTATTGTAACAAGATACAGATATCCCAAAGCCGTATCTAAGTTGAtccaattgaaattgaaatttattatcaaGTTACATTGCGGACCCTTTATGATTGAATATTATACTATATAGCAGtataaattaaaaggaaaaagtgtTGCACCATGCCTGTGACTTAATATAACTATTATCACATGCTGTTTTAGATGGAAAAAGGTAACTTTACGATCACGGGAATTTGTCACGTATAGCACACAAGTTGCAAAATAACGTCTCTTTCCCTCTGAAAAGTACACTTCGGAACTTAACTTTACCACTTGCTTGCTGCCTCTAAATTTGTTCACGTTGTTCCCACAAGTCGTTATGTCCATGTTTcagccaaaattttaaatttcatgagCTACAAGTTCCtccatcttcttttttttccgaTTATTCCAACATCAactatcttaatattttattcttcttaacataagatttaaaaacaattatacaAAATATAGTCTGTACTAGACTAACCCTAGTGGATTATCTGTATATGATTATGAAGCATATAAAAATGTAGAAATCCTACACCTGGAATATCCGTCATTCTTATGCTTTGATTgagaatatttttcattttagcaTAACGAAAACTCGACGGATATCCCAACGCATTAtgtaatgtaatattttctcATCACTATACATTTATCAGTAATAAATGACAAGGAGGTGGTCCTcccacatatatatattattatattttatattatatatatacaaacatgtgttttttatagtaaaaaagaaaatacagacatatgtttccattttttattttcactctcatatataaagttttaataaaaacagaaacatggaaaacaaaaatgttttccCAAATGAAACCACCCTGGATAGATTATATATgcaaataatttttgcatgtaAAAGAATGTAGTTTTATAAGTTATTAAcataattatgtatttattcatttttcattcccctaatatgtttttaatccgTCATGAGTAATTCTACCAAGACATCCTAATCACAAGAATAGTAGAGcttattttacttcttttttttaaaaaaaaaaggtgcaaaataaaaattaaaaatatagatagTGACATTTGTTACAGTTAACCAGGGTTCCATGTCACAATGCCTCACCATCTCTCTCGTGATTAACATTTGCATTTACAATTGTGACTTCGTACACTTTCCCGTTTCATTTGTAGTTtctgttatttgtttgtttggtgTTCAACTCAGGAACCCACCAAGATTGGACCCAGTTGAGGGAGTTCCAATAGGAACCCACATTTTCTTTTACTagattttcttcattatttgaCTCTTCAAGCTCACATAGTCATATGAAAGCCACATTGCCAATGTTGTAGTTGTTTAAGCCTCAAAGGTTTAGAAGAAGTCAAGGAAGTTTTGGAATTTCAAGGTGTAGGTGATGTGAGTCAGTGCAGCGCACCTTGTCTGGTGGGTGGGTAGATAACATTTTTTGCCTTAGAATAACTACAGTCCACAGGTCAAATTGGCTTGGCTTTATTAGCATTTATTTCAGGTTTGAGGATCCAAATGTGAAGTGGCATTATATAGTTTAGTCTTGGTTTCTGGGCATTTACTAAGTATCACTAAGTTCAAGGAGTTTTATAAGATTTTGATGAGTTAAGTTGAAGTGATAGTGTGATACCAAATCAATGGTGTTGAAATTGGCAAAAGACTACTGCTTTGACAGTAAAGGGATAAAGATGGAGCTCAAAGTTTTGGCTACAGACAAAGTTGAGAAGCATGAGAGTTTTATTATAAGGCCAAGAATCAAGGTGTGGATGGCTAGGGCCATTACATTTGTGGTGCTTTGGACTAGTCTTGTTCAGCTGATTGCACTGGGAGAATTGTTGGGACCTAGTTTGTTAAAGGGCATGCCTTATTGTTTCAGTTCCCCACCTGTAGAAAAGTCTTTGGCTCAAGCCAAAGTTGTGCTCCCTCCCAAAAGTAAGTCCTTGGCTTGTCTTAATAATGATTATTTGTAGTCCTCTTTTGAGtactatgatttatttttttaaaagaaaattgtcaTATGAATAATGATTTGTAGAGTTATCTGATTTGATGCTGGTTGTTTTTTCTCCAACAGTTTTCGTTATTTCAGTTTTctgctctttttcttttcttttttttccccctCATTGAAGATTGAACTTTCCCCCCCCCTAcctttgattttcttcttttttgctaaCATTTTATGATTGCTCATGAGTGTCTCTTTTGAATTTGATAACTTTTGTCATCAGGGATTTATAGGAATAATGGTTATCTTCTGGTTTCATGTAATGGAGGACTCAACCAAATGCGATCAGCAGTAAGTTATTTGTTTCGCTATCTTTACTGCAATCAACATCACTATTGACATTAAAAGTCTgatccaattttttaaaaaaatcttttcttCACATTGTTTTTCCTGCAGATATGTGACATGGTTGCTATTGCCAGACACTTAAATGTCACTCTCATAGTTCCAGAGCTGGACAAAGCCTCTTTCTGGGCTGATTTAAGGTTTGCACATTATTCATTCTGTCATAACTTCAATTTTGGAAACGCCTTCTTTTAGGACTATCATGATTGAAATATCTCCATTTCTGTGACATTCTGTCTCTTCGATGTGGCAGTGACTTCAAAGATATATTTGATGTAGATCACTTCATTACCTCCTTGAGAGATGAGGTTCGAATAATAAAGCAACTACCACCTAAGGTCAAGAGAAGAGTTGAACTAGGATTATTCTACTCAATGCCACCCATTAGCTGGTCTAATATCTCATACTATGAAAACCAGGTCTTTTGCTTGGTTCATATTATCTTTGCACTTATCATATTTTGACTAGGTTCTTTATTGCAAGTTAGCAACTAATTTTCCTTAACTACTTAAACAGGTCCTTCCTCTGTTGCTGAAACACAAGGTCATACACCTAAATAGAACAGATGCAAGACTTGCAAATAATGGACTACCTGCTGAGATTCAAAAGCTACGATGCCGAGTAAACTTCAATGCTCTAAGGTTTACTACTCAGATAGAAGAACTTGGCAGAAGGATAGTCAAGGTTTTGAGGGAAAAGGGTCCTTTCCTTGCACTTCATCTTAGATATGAGATGGACATGTTGGCCTTCTCTGGTTGTGCCCATGGTTGTGACATcaaagaggaggaggaactaacaagAATGAGGTAATATAAATCTTGCATTAATGTGTTACAACAtccattttgtttttctagttttcctTTGAATGTAATTTTGGCTAATGGTATTTTCTTAGATATGCATACCCTGGGTGGAAGGAAAAAGTTATTAATTCTGAGCTTAAGAGGAAAGAAGGTTTGTGCCCTATAACACCTGAGGAAACTGCACTAGTATTGTCAGCACTTGGAATAGATCGCAATGTTCAAATTTATATTGCTTCTGGAGAAATTTATGGTGGAGAGAAAAGAATGGCAAGTTTACTAGGAGAGTTTCCTAATCTGGTAAGCCGAAGGAAGTAAATCATATATGCTGTTTTTGTATGCAAATTCATCAGTTGTTAACTTGTTACTAACATTTTCTCTAACTGAAATAGATAAGGAAAGAAATTCTGTTGGGACCTTCAGAGTTGATGTATTTCCAAAATCACTCCTCACAAATGGCTGCAGTGGATTATCTTGTCTCCCTAGAGAGTGATATATTTATTCCAACATATGACGGGAACATGGCTAAAGTAGTGGAAGGCCATCGCAGGTATTACCTTGTTGCATACAATGTGCCTTTCTACATTCTATCTGTTATCTACTTAGTGATCTGATCCTTTGATGAGGTGAAGAAATGTTTTGATTTCATTCATTCTTTAGTTGATGTATAATGATGTAAGAAGAGTTCACAGAATAATTTGCACTTCTGACACATCCTATTACTATTATTAGATGATAAAAGCAGATTTCATGATCATGAAAGAATACACAAATCACATAATGAACCTCTTCTAAAAAAACTctattaacttctttttttaatttaatttctacacactactaatgtaaaaaatttacgCTGTCAACCAATCAGAAATCATGATAAGTGTGAATTTTGAGGTGTTTATTACTGAATTCAACAAATTATCTGAATTATTTTGGGTAATTATCTGAAGTCATAATTGCACATATCATTTACTcttttattctatatttttcatttaatttacatGATATCACGTGTAATGATGGGATCTAAATTACTTTGGGTAATTATCTGAAGTCATAATTGCTGCTCTTCAGATTTCTAGGATTCAAGAAAACTATACTACTGGATAGAAGGCTTCTGGTACACCTGATAGACCAATACTATAACGGGTTGTTGAGTTGGGATGAGTTTTCCACTGCTATGAAGGAAGCTCATGCCTATCGTATGGGAAGCCCCAAGAGAAGAGTTATCATTCCAGACAAACCCAAAGAAGAAGACTATTTTTATGCCAACCCTCAGGAATGTTTGCAATTGTTAGATGAACCATTAGAAAGCACATAATCTTGGCTAGACACACCTGGCTCTGATTTAATCACTGTTCTCAATCAGAAGGCAAAGGCAATTGTTATTGATTATTCTGTACATGAAATATTCTCTTAATGAACTAAGAGAACTGTGCCACTgccaaataatataaatttcttgTATTAGGGAACTAGTTCTTGTATAAAGAAATGGCAAAGTGGCGTCACATCTTCCTCAATGCAAAGAAGTGCAAAAGATAACAGTACTTTATTTCTCTAGTAATATTTCCATAGATAGTTCTTTATCATACAAATAGTAATATATACTTTTActatgttttcttactaattttcCTAATACTTAAAGgattaaataaagaattgaatgcatttaatattttaaaaacataaaatgcattcattgttttttggtttaataagaaaaatcacaagaTATTATAGGaaaatttagaattattctTTACCTTACCGTATTCTACATATTAAATTTTGAGCCTTGCACACATCAATGATTTAGAAGAACAACAatgaattttctctctttctgtattaataaattttaattgcaaaTTACTGCATCAGATAAGTATACATTATGTTTGTGGACCAAACTACATTTTTTTAGTGGGAAGATTCACATGAGTGTCGGCGATTGATTTGGTTATTGGAGTGCCCGAAGTCATGACTAGGCTCTAGCATCGTGATATTTTTCTGTATCATTATCATCTAAGGATAAGCCTTGATTGTTGACACAACGATATAGTATTGCCTTATTTAGTTACAAAATAGCCTCTTCCCTCATGTAATAAGGTTGCATACATACACATTATCCTATCTACATTTCTATTCTTACATGTAATAACAACAAGCTAGGTAGTGGTTTAGGCAAGCATAGGATGAATTGGAGTAGTTAAGATAAGTAtgattgattattaaaaaaattagtagtcaattcaaaattattaatattaaacattaataaatttaagactttttaatattgttatatcTAGACTTTCATTAATCATAGTTTAACTAGATATCTTTTCACCCCAGGCCATTTGATTTGCCATATGGCCTACTTTCAAATTCTTCCTCTGAAGTGCTGGGGTTGTTGATTTTGGTTGACTTTTACATCTCAATGTTTTTGGTGGGGTCCACAAGGGAAAGCCATGTCATCTCCAACTTTGTTTAGTCAAGGATGGCACTGTTGTAAATTTCGACTCCAATTTTATATTGTAACAGTAAAAACTGGATGTTTACGTAATGGTTATGGTCCTCAATAAGTGCCTCATATTTTAATCACAATAAGGAGACATGCAtctgttgttttttatttaatccatCATTCACAGATCCCAAAATTACTAATACTCAATTTTGGAGCCTGGAGGATAGTGTTTATGAGTTAGTGATCCAAAAAGGCTTAGAATTTCTAGGAAAAAGCATCTATCACCGAGATCACCTTCCAAGAATATACATTTTTCCATAAACCTTGCTTTATCCGATTTGTTGATTAATTAAGTAATTTGCTTAATTCCATgctttcttttaagaaaaatatgttcCAGCATACTGCTTGTCTGCTTCTGATTGGCCACGAGTGCTTTTAATTTTGCAATCTGATCACTTCACTCCAGCAAACACATGCAACATTCTAAGTTAGGAATTTTAGAGTCTCCAGTACAGTcttgatgaattattttttaggatCTGATCCTATTGCTATCAGCAGCATCATTTTTGTTTCCAATTAAACTTAATGGGTTACAATTTTCTAGTTTGGCCTGTGTATTTggtttgtatatatattaatgtaaatggataaattaatagttttttcCATGTTAGTTTATGTAATTTAGTGATTTGGGTTCtagaaaaatcatatatttgcaaagaataatgttattttgataGCAATTTTTCATAATgctttttaaatctttttaaattgcattatatattttatttaatatttttatttttattatctctcCTTATCCTAAAGATTACTTACAcaagttttaataaaaatagcaTTACTCATTGGCAAATGTGACCAAGTAATTATGTTGGTTGGTGATACCTTTCTCTAGTGGATGGATATTGAGTATGACTTCTATTTAAGATGATAGAATCTTCCCTTCACATGCTTTCTTGCTTTGCACTGCTGCATGAAGTGACAGATACTGTTAAGGAGGAGTTCAAATAGAAGACATTAGTCCTAAAATGCTCTGgccaaaaaatgtcttttaacaattgagaaatatatacattatttacATATATTAGTAATTTTGGTATTTTAAATCCTAGCGtaaatctaattttaattttaacaccTATTAAGTGTCATATGATTGTTCCAGCCTAGgacatttttattgaatatttcttTGCATTATTATGTTGACTTACGTGACTTGTACCTTAAGTACACG
This window harbors:
- the LOC100776860 gene encoding rhamnogalacturonan I rhamnosyltransferase 1, whose product is MVLKLAKDYCFDSKGIKMELKVLATDKVEKHESFIIRPRIKVWMARAITFVVLWTSLVQLIALGELLGPSLLKGMPYCFSSPPVEKSLAQAKVVLPPKRIYRNNGYLLVSCNGGLNQMRSAICDMVAIARHLNVTLIVPELDKASFWADLSDFKDIFDVDHFITSLRDEVRIIKQLPPKVKRRVELGLFYSMPPISWSNISYYENQVLPLLLKHKVIHLNRTDARLANNGLPAEIQKLRCRVNFNALRFTTQIEELGRRIVKVLREKGPFLALHLRYEMDMLAFSGCAHGCDIKEEEELTRMRYAYPGWKEKVINSELKRKEGLCPITPEETALVLSALGIDRNVQIYIASGEIYGGEKRMASLLGEFPNLIRKEILLGPSELMYFQNHSSQMAAVDYLVSLESDIFIPTYDGNMAKVVEGHRRFLGFKKTILLDRRLLVHLIDQYYNGLLSWDEFSTAMKEAHAYRMGSPKRRVIIPDKPKEEDYFYANPQECLQLLDEPLEST